One window of the Synechococcus sp. CC9311 genome contains the following:
- a CDS encoding Fe2+-dependent dioxygenase codes for MNHLRLQILDQATCERLLERLANEAEWLDGSLTAGAHAKGGKRNFQINYDSALRKEIHELVERAMWNHPVVKGFCLPRKLHRFLISKTEKEGGYDTHVDNAYMSSGRSDLSFTLSLTDDTMYEGGDLEIDSISESYPIKLKQGEILIYPSTSLHRVCNVTSGIRTVCVGWIESYVQAENDRICLFQLESGARAVLAKHGRSDELDLIFLAYTNLLRRLGG; via the coding sequence ATGAATCATTTGCGATTGCAAATACTGGATCAAGCAACCTGCGAGCGCTTGCTTGAAAGACTTGCTAACGAAGCGGAATGGCTGGACGGTTCGCTAACCGCTGGTGCTCACGCTAAGGGGGGTAAAAGAAATTTTCAAATTAACTATGACTCTGCATTGCGAAAAGAAATTCATGAGCTCGTAGAACGCGCAATGTGGAATCATCCAGTAGTGAAGGGGTTTTGCCTTCCTCGCAAACTCCACCGATTCTTGATTTCTAAAACAGAAAAGGAAGGTGGGTATGACACTCATGTGGATAATGCCTACATGAGTAGTGGAAGAAGTGATTTGTCTTTTACTTTATCTTTGACGGATGACACGATGTATGAGGGTGGTGATCTAGAGATTGACAGTATTTCTGAGTCATACCCTATCAAGCTTAAGCAGGGAGAAATTTTGATCTACCCCAGTACATCGTTGCATCGTGTTTGTAATGTCACCAGTGGTATTCGCACCGTTTGTGTGGGTTGGATTGAGAGTTATGTTCAAGCCGAAAATGATCGAATCTGTTTATTTCAGCTTGAAAGTGGTGCACGTGCGGTTTTGGCAAAGCACGGCCGAAGTGACGAACTTGATTTGATCTTTTTGGCTTATACAAACCTGTTACGCCGGTTAGGTGGCTAA
- a CDS encoding extracellular solute-binding protein → MKPFLFLTSLLPLALFAPAYAAEEVRVYSGRHYNTDRQVYKKFSDQTGIKVRLVEASGISLVQRLKSEGKNTKADVIILVDAARINNAANAGLFAPIQSSSLSKSVPSRYRDPNKRWFGLTRRVRAIIVNPAIVNPSSVTSYSQLASPALKGKVCLRKRKNVYNQSLVADQLALKGTAKVKSWLKGLTSNVSQPYFGGDIGLIRAVAQGQCGVGVVNHYYLARMRAGVNGKKDQQFANDVKIVMPNPAHVNISAAAVSRYSKNKKNAVKLIEFLASPKGSAGIAGPTYEFPLQGVGGSTYLKGMTKFTPDQVTISQLSRYNKEAIRLITEAGWK, encoded by the coding sequence ATGAAACCTTTTCTGTTTCTCACATCTCTTTTGCCACTAGCTCTATTTGCACCAGCTTATGCGGCAGAAGAAGTCAGAGTTTACTCAGGTCGTCATTACAATACTGACCGTCAAGTATATAAAAAGTTTTCAGATCAAACCGGAATCAAAGTTCGCTTAGTAGAAGCATCGGGCATTTCTTTAGTTCAACGACTAAAAAGTGAAGGCAAGAACACCAAAGCAGACGTAATCATTTTAGTTGATGCTGCACGCATCAACAATGCAGCCAACGCCGGGCTCTTTGCCCCAATTCAATCTTCTTCACTAAGTAAATCCGTACCTTCTCGCTATCGAGATCCAAACAAAAGATGGTTTGGTTTAACTCGACGAGTGCGCGCGATTATCGTGAATCCAGCCATTGTGAATCCATCCTCAGTTACGTCATATTCACAACTAGCAAGCCCAGCTCTAAAAGGAAAAGTATGTCTAAGGAAGAGAAAAAATGTCTACAATCAATCACTTGTTGCTGATCAACTAGCACTGAAGGGCACAGCCAAGGTTAAATCCTGGCTGAAAGGTCTTACTAGCAATGTCAGTCAACCGTATTTTGGTGGAGACATCGGGCTCATTCGGGCTGTCGCTCAAGGACAGTGTGGCGTTGGAGTTGTGAATCACTATTACTTAGCTCGCATGAGAGCGGGGGTTAACGGGAAAAAAGATCAGCAATTTGCCAATGATGTAAAAATCGTGATGCCAAATCCTGCTCATGTAAATATTAGTGCTGCAGCAGTTTCGCGTTACTCTAAGAATAAAAAAAATGCAGTCAAATTAATCGAATTTCTGGCATCACCTAAGGGAAGCGCTGGCATTGCAGGGCCCACCTATGAGTTCCCCTTACAAGGTGTTGGTGGTTCAACTTATCTCAAAGGAATGACAAAATTCACTCCTGATCAAGTCACTATTTCGCAACTAAGTCGTTACAACAAAGAAGCCATCCGTCTTATTACCGAGGCTGGATGGAAATAA
- a CDS encoding UbiD family decarboxylase: MALIGPGPGTRDLRDFLKLLDERGQLRRITAPVDPDLELAAIADRVLAAGGPALLFENVIGSSMPVAVNTLGTVERVVWSMGLERAEQLEELGSRLAILQQPRPPKDLKETKQFARVFWDLVKARPDRDLVPPCRQQVFLGDDVNLDQIPLIRPWPGDAGGVITLGLVITKDPETGVPNVGVYRLQRQSVNTMTVHWLSVRGGARHLRKAAAMGKKLEVAIAIGVHPLLVMAAATPIPVQLSEWLFAGIYAGEGVRLTPCKTIDLQVPSCSEVVLEGTITPGEVSPDGPFGDHMGFYGGVEDSPLVRFHCMTQRRSPIFLTTFSGRPPKEEAMLAIALNRIYTPILRQQIPEIRDFFLPMEALSYKLAVISIDKAYPGQAKRAAMAFWSALPQFTYTKFVVVVDEHINVRDPRQVVWAIAAQVDPQRDLFVLENTPFDTLDFASEQLGLGGRMAIDATTKIGPEKNHEWGKPLSRPADLEQKVSDRLEELGLSDLGNAEPDPALFGYVLDKLISIQPR; the protein is encoded by the coding sequence ATGGCTTTGATTGGCCCCGGCCCTGGAACGAGAGATCTGCGGGACTTCCTCAAGCTGCTGGACGAGCGTGGGCAGCTACGTCGCATCACGGCGCCGGTTGATCCAGACCTTGAACTAGCAGCCATCGCTGATCGTGTGCTTGCTGCTGGTGGACCAGCCCTTCTGTTTGAGAACGTGATTGGCTCAAGCATGCCTGTCGCCGTTAACACTCTTGGCACTGTGGAGCGTGTGGTCTGGAGCATGGGTCTGGAGCGGGCTGAACAACTCGAGGAGCTTGGATCCCGACTGGCAATTCTTCAGCAACCGAGGCCTCCGAAAGACCTCAAGGAGACCAAACAATTTGCAAGGGTGTTTTGGGATTTGGTGAAGGCACGACCAGATCGCGATCTCGTCCCTCCCTGCCGTCAGCAGGTGTTTCTTGGAGATGACGTCAATCTTGATCAGATCCCTCTGATACGACCTTGGCCAGGTGATGCTGGTGGTGTGATCACGTTGGGACTTGTGATCACGAAGGACCCTGAAACAGGGGTTCCAAATGTGGGGGTGTATCGGTTGCAGCGTCAATCGGTCAACACCATGACCGTGCATTGGTTGAGCGTTCGTGGTGGGGCTCGTCATCTGCGCAAGGCAGCGGCGATGGGCAAAAAGCTGGAGGTTGCCATCGCTATTGGTGTGCACCCTTTGCTTGTGATGGCGGCAGCAACGCCGATCCCAGTGCAGCTCAGTGAATGGCTGTTTGCAGGCATTTATGCAGGGGAGGGTGTACGGCTCACCCCCTGCAAAACGATTGACCTGCAGGTGCCAAGTTGCAGTGAGGTGGTGTTAGAGGGAACGATTACCCCTGGAGAGGTGAGCCCAGACGGTCCATTTGGCGACCATATGGGTTTTTATGGTGGCGTAGAGGATTCACCCTTGGTGCGCTTCCACTGCATGACGCAGCGGCGGTCACCAATCTTTCTCACCACGTTCAGTGGACGGCCACCGAAAGAGGAGGCAATGCTGGCGATTGCTCTCAACAGAATTTACACGCCAATTTTGCGTCAACAAATTCCAGAAATCAGAGATTTCTTTTTACCAATGGAAGCCCTAAGTTACAAACTAGCGGTTATTTCTATTGACAAAGCCTACCCAGGTCAAGCAAAAAGAGCTGCAATGGCATTCTGGAGTGCACTCCCACAATTCACTTACACCAAGTTTGTTGTCGTTGTTGACGAACATATCAATGTGCGGGATCCACGTCAGGTTGTTTGGGCTATTGCTGCACAAGTTGATCCACAAAGAGATCTATTTGTTTTAGAAAATACACCCTTTGACACCCTTGATTTTGCAAGTGAACAATTGGGACTTGGTGGAAGAATGGCTATCGACGCTACAACTAAAATTGGACCAGAAAAGAATCACGAATGGGGTAAACCTCTGAGCCGACCAGCTGATTTAGAGCAAAAAGTATCAGATCGGCTCGAGGAGCTTGGCTTGTCAGATCTGGGCAATGCTGAACCAGATCCTGCACTATTTGGCTATGTATTGGACAAGCTTATTTCCATCCAGCCTCGGTAA